CGGGAATAGCCGCCGACGGAGTCCGGTTACACTGGTACAGCCGGGCCGCAGTAACCCCGGGCTCCAACTTTTGCCGCTTCGAGCGGCACCGCGCCGAGAGGCGTTCTGCGGCCCGGCACTTTCGTACCCGGGGGCAGGAAAACCCGCCACGCGGCGGCGCCTCAGCCCGTCGTGATCTCAGCCAGGTAGGAACATTGCCCGGGGAGGCAGGAACTCCCCGGGGAGACGAACCCAGCGAGGCCGCTCAGGTGAGCGAGTCGCGGCGCCACAACGCGGCCGCGGCGGCGAGTTCGTCCGCGTAGGTCGCCAGGCGCAATGCGCGCGTCGTGAAGGTGGTCGCTCGCTCCGGTTCGGTGCGGTCGTGATCGTCGGCGAGGTCGGCTGCCCCCGCCGCCTCCACGCGGCAGAACGAGGCGGCGCGCTCCAGCGCGACCGCGAAGTCGCCCGTGAAGGCGCCTCGGAGGATGGCGTCGCTGAGCGAGACGAGCTCCTCCGGCCCGGCCGGTGTCGGCGCGCCGGCGACGACGGGATCGGCCGTCGACAGCCGCGCACTCCCCCGTTCGTACAGCAGCGCCGCCGACCGGGGGTCGTCGTGGACCATCAACTGCAGCAGGTAGAGACGCCACAGCGTGCCCGGCAGCGACTTGGCGGGCGACCGCGACCACAGTTCGGCGATCGTGTCGATACCGTGCTCGTCGGTGAAGGCGATGAGCCGCTCCACGACGGCGTCGGCCGGCTCCGCACGCACGCGCGAGAGGAGGGCGACGGCGGTCGCGTGGGCAACGCGCGAGACCTCCGCCGGGTCTTCCGCGCTGAACAGTCTGTCGAACAGCTCGGCCGGTCGGCGAACAGGCTTGTGGAAGGCGCGGGGTTCGTCGGACATCGCGTACCAGGCTACCCGCGCGGACGCACGGGCAGGCCGGTCGGTCGCGTCAGGCGTCGGCGGGGGTGATCGCCACGAGCGGGTCGGTGGTCGGTGCGCCGTCAGGGGCGCCTCCGGCCTGCTCGACGGTCACGGCGACAGTGTCGCCCACCTGCACGTCACCGGCCAGCACCGCGGTCGCCTCGCCGTCGGCGGCGTCGAACGTGCCCGCCGAGATGGGGGTGCCGTCGCGGACGAACCACAGTTCGAACGTGCGATCGGAGTCGATCGCGGGGAGTCCGGATGCCACGATGACCGCTTCACCGACGGACGGCGACCAGTGCAGCGTCGCCTGTCCGCCGCCGGAGAGCTCCCCTGAGGCCTCCTGCGCGTCGGGGGCCGCCTCGATCTGAGCGAGGGTGGCGATCTCGGGCGGTGTGCGCAGCGCATCGGTGATGGCTCCGACACCCCAGCCGACACCCACGAGGAGAGCGATGGATGCCACGAGAGCGAACAGTCCGCGGGTCCAGTTCTTCCGCTGGATCGCCTGGATGATCTCGGTCGGCGGCGCGGCGGCGCGAAGAGCGGCCTCCTCAGGGGCGGCGGTTTCCGGCAGCGGCGGCGGCTCGGCACCGGCAGCCTCGGCAGCCGCATCCGCTTCGTCAGCGGCGCGGGCCTGGTCGGCGGCGAACGCCTCCCGCAGTCGCGCGCGGCTCTCGCGGTCGAGGGCGACGGTGTCGTTCACGTCGTCGGCTGCGGCACCCGCGGCACCCGCGGCACCCGCGGCGGACACGGGCGCGAAGCCGGCGTCGGATGCCACGGCATCCGGTGTCTCACGTGCACCGCGAATGCGGCCGAGGATCTGCGAGCGGGCGGCGAGGGGCGGTGCGACGGGCGCGACCGACTCTCCGAGGGCGGCGGCGGTCTCGACGTCGAGGTCGGCGATCCCCTGCCATTCCGGGTGGAGGCGGAGGGCCTCCTGGAAGGCGCGCTCGTCGTCGTCGGAGAGGGCGCCGAGGGCGCGTCCGGCGGAGAGCTCGGCGAATTCCTGGATGTTCATGCGGTCACCCCCATCTCGGTGCGCAGGCGCGACAGTCCGTCGCGCATTCTCGTCTTCACGGTGCCCAGAGGAGTTCCGCTCATCGCGGCGATCTCGCTCTGAGAGTAGCCGCCGAAGTATGCGAGGGTCAGTGCCTCACGCTGCAGGTCGGGCAGGGCCTGCAACGCTCGGGCAACGCGCCGACTCTCGATACGCAGCTCTACTTGTTCTTCTACTCCGGCGGAGGGTGTGTTCAGTTCGCGCAGTCCGGCCCGCACGTCCCGGTCACCGGCCGCTTGCGCGGACCGGACCCGGTCGACGGCCCGTCGGTGTGCGATCGTCAGCACCCACGACCTTCCTTGTCCTCTATTCGGAGCGAACGCGCCAGCGGATTGCCACACTTCGAGGAAGACCTCCTGCAGCACCTCCTCGCTCTGGGCGCGGTCGACGAGCACACGGAGGATCAGGCCGAACACGCGGGAGGAGAGCATGTCGTAGAGGCTCCCGAAGGCGCCTTCGTCACCGTCGGCGATGCGCACGAGCAACTCCGCCACCCGATCGGCGCTCTCGCCGTCGTCGCGTACTTCCACACCGTCGATGACCATCTCGACAAGCATGCACCATCCCTCCCTTCAAGCCCTCACCCGTTGCTCACCCGAAGGTGAACGAGTAGACCTGCACGCCGGCCGGGACATCGAGCGTGATCACGCCCTCCTTCGCATCGCCGGCCTCGACGATCGCGTACGAGCGAGGCGTTCCGCCGACGTCGATCGTGGACTTCTGGCCGTCGACGTCGGCGGTGACGGTGCCTTCGCCGGCGGCCACCATGCGCACCTCGGAGGCGCGGAAGGTCAGGCGCACGCGCCCGTCGTCACCGGTCGGCGTCACGAACTGGGTCTGCACGTCCCAGCCGCCGTCGAGGGCGAACGTGTCGGGCGCCTGGTCGGCGGGGAACGTGAACGTGCCCTGACCGGCGCTGTAGGCATCGGGACCGGCGAAGTTGCGGTCCTTCGACGAGCCGAGGAAGGTCTCGGGCGTCGTCGAACCGAGCTCCGGCGTCGTGTCGGCGACGTCGGTCGCGGCGGGCAGCTGCACGCCGGGATCGGCATCCTGCAGCAGTTCGCGGATCATCTTCTCCGTCGCGGCGTAGTTGCCCTCGCCGAACGAGATGTGACGGACGGTGCCCTCCGCGTCGATGAGGTAGTGCGCGGGCCAGTAGCGGTTGCGGTAGTTGGTCCACGTCGAGAGGTTGTTGTCGAGAGCCACCGGGTAGGTGATCCCGAAGTCGCGGGCGCCGGCTTCGACGTTCGCGGCATCCTTCTCGAACGCGTACTCGGGCGAGTGGATGCCGATGACGTCCAGCCCTGCGTCGCGGTAGGCGGCATCCCACGCGACGACGTGCGGGATGGAACGCTGGCAGTTGATGCACGAGTAGGCCCAGAAGTCGATGAGCACGACCTTGCCGCGGAGGTCGGCGAGGTCGATCGCTTCGCCGTTCGGCGTGTTCAGCCACTTCTCGATGCCCTTGATCGACGGCGCGGTGCCGCACGACTCGAGCTCCTCGGCGCCGTTGGTGCACTTGTCGAGGTCGCGGTTCTCGTCGGTGATGAGTCCGCCGAGGCCGAGCGCTTCGGACGCCTGCTCGTTGTCGGTGAGGTCGCGCTGCAGCTGCGCCGTGTAGTCGGGGAGCAGGCGCTGGAGGGCCTGCGGCACGTTGAAGACGAGGCCGACCGCGAGGGCGAGCATCGCGACGCCGGCCGCGATGCGCAGGCCCCGCTCACGGCTGCGGAACGCGCGGATGCGCTCGACGAGCCCGCGTCCGGCGAGCGCGAAGACGAGGAGCGGGATCGCGACGCCGATGGCGAAGGATGCCGTCAGCAGCACCGTGTCGGCGCCGATGCGTCCCGTCGCGCCGGCGACGATGATCGCCGCGAGCACCGGACCGGCGCACGGGACGAAGACCGCGCCCAGCGCGAGTCCGACCCCGAAGCCGCTCCCCCGGTTCTGCACCTCGCGGCGCGGAAGCCACTGGAAGGGCTTTTCGAGCACCTGCTCGAACCGCGGGATCAGGAGGCCCACGCCGATCAGCACGAGCACGCCGATGCCGACCCAGCGGATGATGTCCTGCGGCAGGTTGAGGAGGCCGAGGATCAGCGAACCCACGAGGGTCACGAGCGTGAAGCTCACCACCAGGCCCGCGATCACCAGGTAGGGGCGGCTGCGGCGGGCCGGGAGGGGACCGGCATCCTTTCCGTCCTCCGACTTGTCGAAGCGGGCGGATTGCGCACCGCCCGTCAGGAAGATGACCGGCAGCACCGGCAGGATGCACGGGGAGATTCCCGTGATGAGCCCGCCGAGCAGGCCGATGATGATCAGGTCCATGAGAGCTCCTCGTTCGTCGAAGAGCATTCGTCAGCATGGCCCATTCGGATTGATCGCGAACTTTTTCGAATCCGTTCCCATCCGATCTCGGACGGTCTCCGAAGAACCGTCAAGCCGCCGGAAACCGAGGCGGACCTGAGAAACGGAGACAAGCCATGCTCAGCACCAAGAAGACCACCGCAGCTCTCGCTCTGACGTTCGCCGCCGCCTTCGCGCTGGCCGGTTGTTCCATGGGCGGAACGACCGCAGAGGAGTCCACCGCTCCTGAGCCCTCGATGTCCGAGAGCGCCCCCGCGATGGAGAACGACCCCGCCGCCAACCTCGTCGGCCCCGGCTGCGCCGCGTACGCAGAAGCCGTGCCGGACGGCGCCGGATCGGTCCAGGGTATGTCGCAGGACCCGGTCGCGGTCGCCGCGTCGAACAACCCGCTCCTGAAGACGCTCGTCGCGGCCGTCAGCGGTCAGCTGAACCCCGACGTGAACCTCGTCGACACCCTCAACGGCAGCGAGTTCACCGTCTTCGCCCCCGTCGACGACGCCTTCGCGAAGATCGACGCCGACACCATCGAGGTGCTGAAGACCGACAGCGACCTGCTGAGCTCGATCCTCACGTACCACGTTGTCCCCGGCCAGATCGAGCCGGCTGACATCGACGGCATGCACACCACCGTCAACGGCGCCGACCTCGAGGTCACCGGCTCCGGCGACAACCTGATGGTCAACGACGCCAGCGTCATCTGCGGTGGCGTTCAGACCGCCAACGCGACCGTCTACCTCATCGACACGGTGCTGATGCCGCCGACCGAGTGATGACACTTCCCGTTCCGGTATCGGGGATATTCGGACGGTGAGCACAACGGCACCCGCCGGAGCAACAGCTTCGGCGGGTGCCGTTTGTGTGTCCCGGGATAGGTAGGCTGGACGCCGAGGGCCTCTAGCTCAGTCGGTAGAGCATCGGACTTTTAATCCGCGGGTCGTGGGTTCGAGCCCCACGGGGCCCACCTTCGAAGCAGTGCCGCAGCCGGTGGTTTCTTACGAGAGTCCGTGCCGGGACGTTGCTGTTTTGCGCTCGGATACGGAACGGTCAGCGGGCCCTTCGTCGGACGGGCCTTCTGAGACGCCTGCCTTCGGCGGCGGCCCTCGGTGTGGGGTACGTCGGTAGCTGCTCGCGCACGGACCGACTTACGTGCATCCGCGGGTTGTCGCGTGCGGCGTTGCGTCCACCGCACTGCCTTAGCCGCGCCTAGGTGTGGCGTCAGCCGAGTGGCTTGCGTGGACGTACCCGTGACACGCTCTGGCCCGCGGACTTATCCGTGGGCCAGAGCGAAGAGTCAATTCTCAAGAGACGCCGTCACGCATGGACAAGTCCTACACTCGCGGTGTGTGCCAGTCGAGAACAAGCATCACGAGTCGGACTCCGGGCCGCATGCGCCGCAAGATCAGCGATGTCCAACGGCACGGTTAAGGCGGCCCAGAGGTGAAGCGGCCCGAGTACTACCAGACTCGCGTCCCACCAATCGATCGCCCCGATGGTCGGACTGCGAGCCCCGAAATCATCACACTTCGCGCTGCAACGCGTGCCCTCAGATTGCACCTCGACAGCCTGCCTGTGGACTACAACAGCGGGCTGGGACCGGACCGATTCCTAGCTGGTATCAGCTTTAACTTCGCCCGCCAACGGTACGGCTGCGCTGAGTCGCTCATCGGGTCTGGCATGGGCGGCGTAGTCCTTGGCGCGATCAGCAGAAGCGTCCTCGTCGATGGATTGATGTGGCGCTGGATCGCCGCGGACCCATCGATAAGGCGCCCTCTTCTCCTTGGCAACCTTCTTCGTGAACGCAGCGGCATCTGCGACTCGGCCGACAAGAGTGGCGTATCCATAGCGAACCTTCCACGATGGTTGATGCCAATTCCCCTCGTCGCCGATCTCGAGGGCGTTGCCACTTGGTGGGACAACGCACAAATGCCCGACGCTGATTCACTACTCGAGGATTTTCTCAACACCGCCGGAGATCCTCTTTCCGCGTCGTCCGACGACCCGATGCATCTCCTCGACGCTGCGGGGTTGCGGGGAGCTGTCCTGGTGCTCGCCTTTGCCTGCCACGGCAACTTCTTGGGCCTCCAGAGCTGCCTCACTGAGGACGGCCAGCCTGGCCACGATCTTCGGGATGTGTATGAGGCGCTTTTCATGCATACTGCCGCAGTCGGGGCGTTGACCGTGCTGCACGGTACGGCAGCGACGGTTCCAGAGCTGTGGCCGCGGGACGTCCCGCAAGAGCAGTTCATGCAAGAGGCAATCGCCCGTGGGCGCGAGGTCGCCGAGGCTGCGCGTCCGATCCACAGGCTGATTGCCCCGAGACCTCGCAGGTACAACGCTCAAATCGCGCGAACGAGTGAGTCACGCGACCAGCTGAACCCCCAAGCGCTCCTCGCTCCCAAACACGCGACGCCCTTCGGTGGCGACCTTCAGCCAACGATCGACGCTGCAGAACGCTTCTGGGTGCGTTCCCTGGCCACACCGGTCACTGAGGAACATTTCGCCGGGCAGGTGCTGTTGCACGAGGTGCTCAACTACGGGGGCGCGTATTCGAACCTCGAAGCCACACTAGCCACGTACGACAAAGACGGTTCAGGCCCGATATCGGTTTT
This genomic window from Candidatus Microbacterium phytovorans contains:
- a CDS encoding DNA-directed RNA polymerase subunit beta; translation: MSDEPRAFHKPVRRPAELFDRLFSAEDPAEVSRVAHATAVALLSRVRAEPADAVVERLIAFTDEHGIDTIAELWSRSPAKSLPGTLWRLYLLQLMVHDDPRSAALLYERGSARLSTADPVVAGAPTPAGPEELVSLSDAILRGAFTGDFAVALERAASFCRVEAAGAADLADDHDRTEPERATTFTTRALRLATYADELAAAAALWRRDSLT
- a CDS encoding anti-sigma factor, with amino-acid sequence MNIQEFAELSAGRALGALSDDDERAFQEALRLHPEWQGIADLDVETAAALGESVAPVAPPLAARSQILGRIRGARETPDAVASDAGFAPVSAAGAAGAAGAAADDVNDTVALDRESRARLREAFAADQARAADEADAAAEAAGAEPPPLPETAAPEEAALRAAAPPTEIIQAIQRKNWTRGLFALVASIALLVGVGWGVGAITDALRTPPEIATLAQIEAAPDAQEASGELSGGGQATLHWSPSVGEAVIVASGLPAIDSDRTFELWFVRDGTPISAGTFDAADGEATAVLAGDVQVGDTVAVTVEQAGGAPDGAPTTDPLVAITPADA
- the sigK gene encoding ECF RNA polymerase sigma factor SigK encodes the protein MLVEMVIDGVEVRDDGESADRVAELLVRIADGDEGAFGSLYDMLSSRVFGLILRVLVDRAQSEEVLQEVFLEVWQSAGAFAPNRGQGRSWVLTIAHRRAVDRVRSAQAAGDRDVRAGLRELNTPSAGVEEQVELRIESRRVARALQALPDLQREALTLAYFGGYSQSEIAAMSGTPLGTVKTRMRDGLSRLRTEMGVTA
- a CDS encoding cytochrome c biogenesis protein DipZ; this translates as MDLIIIGLLGGLITGISPCILPVLPVIFLTGGAQSARFDKSEDGKDAGPLPARRSRPYLVIAGLVVSFTLVTLVGSLILGLLNLPQDIIRWVGIGVLVLIGVGLLIPRFEQVLEKPFQWLPRREVQNRGSGFGVGLALGAVFVPCAGPVLAAIIVAGATGRIGADTVLLTASFAIGVAIPLLVFALAGRGLVERIRAFRSRERGLRIAAGVAMLALAVGLVFNVPQALQRLLPDYTAQLQRDLTDNEQASEALGLGGLITDENRDLDKCTNGAEELESCGTAPSIKGIEKWLNTPNGEAIDLADLRGKVVLIDFWAYSCINCQRSIPHVVAWDAAYRDAGLDVIGIHSPEYAFEKDAANVEAGARDFGITYPVALDNNLSTWTNYRNRYWPAHYLIDAEGTVRHISFGEGNYAATEKMIRELLQDADPGVQLPAATDVADTTPELGSTTPETFLGSSKDRNFAGPDAYSAGQGTFTFPADQAPDTFALDGGWDVQTQFVTPTGDDGRVRLTFRASEVRMVAAGEGTVTADVDGQKSTIDVGGTPRSYAIVEAGDAKEGVITLDVPAGVQVYSFTFG
- a CDS encoding fasciclin domain-containing protein, translated to MLSTKKTTAALALTFAAAFALAGCSMGGTTAEESTAPEPSMSESAPAMENDPAANLVGPGCAAYAEAVPDGAGSVQGMSQDPVAVAASNNPLLKTLVAAVSGQLNPDVNLVDTLNGSEFTVFAPVDDAFAKIDADTIEVLKTDSDLLSSILTYHVVPGQIEPADIDGMHTTVNGADLEVTGSGDNLMVNDASVICGGVQTANATVYLIDTVLMPPTE